A DNA window from Streptomyces asoensis contains the following coding sequences:
- a CDS encoding DUF3492 domain-containing protein, giving the protein MRIGMLTEGGYPYLNGDAGLWCDRLVRGLGQHEFDVYALSRGPHQADTGWVDLPPQVVRVRTAPLWKAEDDGVTYGRRARRRFTESYDELASVLCQAVVHEEEPPGSPNASEAPPAAQADRFANALYGLAELARDEGGLVGALRSESAVRALERACRAPGALRTAREARVSDLLAVAAHLERALRPLSLDWYDDVTGDGSECLGAVDVCHATSGGAAALPGLLARHFHDVPFLLTEYGVRLRTHYLGSGTGDAQARSAGGPSGEPAPASDIASGAASAAAQAPAVRALAAAFHNRLAAEVYRQAACVTPGNAHARRWQERCGADRATLRTVYPGMEASRFAEVGDSADTADPHTLVWVGRVEPAKDLVSLLHAFGALRGREPRARLRIVGTAAGAEGRAYLGHCKALAAQLFPDEAEGPHAVGHNPVSFEEIGGPEAPTLAEAYAAGAVVVLSSVVEGFPVGLVEAMFCGRATVSTDVGAVVEVIGGTGLVVPPRNPRALAEACVALLRDPERRARLGAAARARALELFTVEQNVAAFHGIYLELVSRAPLRRSVRDDARGPRPFAVPAEACLPGPWPAADARVAARITPGRTPGPPPVRGATPVVATEGAR; this is encoded by the coding sequence GTGCGCATCGGAATGCTGACGGAGGGTGGCTATCCGTATCTGAACGGAGACGCCGGACTCTGGTGCGACCGGCTCGTACGCGGGCTCGGGCAGCACGAGTTCGACGTCTACGCGCTCAGCCGCGGCCCGCACCAGGCGGACACGGGCTGGGTCGACCTTCCGCCGCAGGTCGTCCGGGTCCGTACGGCACCGCTGTGGAAGGCCGAGGACGACGGCGTCACGTACGGCAGGCGCGCGCGCCGGCGTTTCACGGAGTCCTACGACGAGTTGGCGTCCGTGCTGTGCCAAGCCGTGGTGCACGAGGAGGAACCGCCGGGGTCCCCGAACGCCTCCGAGGCCCCTCCCGCCGCTCAGGCGGACCGTTTCGCCAACGCGCTGTACGGCCTCGCCGAACTCGCCCGGGACGAGGGCGGGCTGGTGGGAGCGCTCCGCTCGGAGAGCGCCGTGCGCGCCCTGGAGCGTGCGTGCCGCGCGCCCGGCGCGCTGCGCACGGCGCGCGAGGCGCGCGTGTCCGACCTCCTCGCCGTCGCCGCACACCTCGAACGCGCCCTGCGCCCCCTCTCACTCGACTGGTACGACGACGTGACGGGCGACGGGAGCGAGTGCCTCGGCGCGGTCGACGTGTGTCATGCCACCTCCGGCGGCGCCGCCGCGTTGCCCGGGCTGCTCGCCCGGCACTTCCACGACGTGCCGTTCCTGCTGACCGAGTACGGCGTACGGCTGCGGACGCACTACCTCGGCTCGGGAACCGGTGACGCGCAGGCGCGCTCCGCGGGCGGGCCGTCCGGTGAACCCGCGCCCGCGTCCGACATCGCGTCCGGCGCCGCGTCCGCCGCGGCGCAGGCTCCCGCCGTGCGCGCCCTGGCGGCCGCCTTCCACAACCGGCTCGCCGCGGAGGTGTACCGGCAGGCGGCCTGCGTCACCCCCGGCAACGCGCACGCGCGCCGCTGGCAGGAGCGCTGCGGTGCCGACCGCGCCACCCTGCGCACCGTCTACCCGGGCATGGAGGCGTCCCGGTTCGCCGAGGTGGGTGACTCCGCGGACACCGCCGACCCGCACACCCTGGTCTGGGTGGGCCGCGTGGAGCCCGCCAAGGACCTGGTCTCCCTGCTGCACGCCTTCGGCGCACTGCGCGGGCGGGAACCCCGGGCCCGCCTGCGGATCGTCGGGACCGCGGCCGGGGCCGAGGGCCGCGCCTACCTCGGCCACTGCAAGGCGCTGGCCGCCCAGCTCTTCCCCGACGAGGCGGAGGGACCGCATGCCGTCGGGCACAACCCGGTGTCCTTCGAGGAGATCGGCGGTCCGGAGGCGCCGACGCTCGCCGAGGCGTACGCGGCCGGGGCGGTCGTCGTCCTGTCCAGTGTCGTCGAGGGGTTCCCGGTCGGTCTGGTCGAGGCGATGTTCTGCGGCCGGGCGACCGTCTCGACCGACGTCGGCGCCGTCGTCGAGGTGATCGGCGGCACGGGACTGGTCGTCCCGCCGCGCAACCCGCGGGCGCTCGCGGAGGCGTGCGTGGCGTTGCTGCGCGACCCCGAGCGCCGTGCACGCCTGGGCGCGGCCGCCCGCGCCCGCGCCCTCGAGCTCTTCACGGTGGAGCAGAACGTCGCCGCGTTCCACGGTATCTACCTGGAGCTCGTCTCCCGGGCGCCGCTGCGCCGGTCCGTCCGGGACGACGCCCGCGGCCCCCGTCCGTTCGCCGTTCCCGCCGAGGCGTGCCTGCCCGGCCCCTGGCCCGCCGCGGACGCCCGCGTCGCCGCCCGGATCACCCCGGGCCGGACGCCGGGGCCGCCCCCGGTACGGGGTGCCACGCCCGTCGTCGCGACGGAGGGCGCGCGATGA
- a CDS encoding NAD-dependent epimerase/dehydratase family protein, which produces MRVLLIGANGYLGRFVADRLLADPAVQLTALGRGDDADVRFDLASGSPGALTRFLDAVHPQVVVNCAGTTRGGARELTRHNTVAVATVCEALRRSGCGARLVQIGCGAEYGPSQPGSSTAEDAVPRPGGPYGVSKLAATELVLGSGLDAVVLRVFSPAGPGTPAGSPLGRLAEAMRRAMQSGDGELKLGGLGVQRDFVDVRDVARAVHAASLSAAQGVINIGSGRAVRLRDAAAVLARVAGYGGALHELDGPPGAHLRSAIGHPRPEPDHAGPVAYPYPDGCGSWQQADVRTARDRLGWRPRINLEESLADIWMEAACRI; this is translated from the coding sequence ATGAGGGTTCTCCTGATCGGAGCCAACGGCTACCTCGGCCGCTTCGTCGCCGACCGTCTGCTCGCCGACCCGGCCGTCCAGCTCACCGCGCTCGGCCGCGGCGACGACGCCGACGTCCGCTTCGACCTCGCGTCCGGCAGCCCGGGCGCCCTCACCCGCTTCCTCGACGCGGTCCACCCCCAGGTCGTCGTCAACTGCGCGGGCACCACCCGGGGCGGCGCCCGCGAACTCACCCGGCACAACACCGTCGCCGTCGCCACCGTCTGCGAGGCACTGCGGCGCAGCGGCTGCGGCGCCCGGCTGGTGCAGATCGGCTGCGGCGCCGAGTACGGTCCGAGCCAGCCCGGCTCCTCCACGGCCGAGGACGCCGTGCCCCGCCCCGGTGGCCCGTACGGGGTCAGCAAGCTCGCCGCCACCGAACTCGTCCTCGGCTCGGGCCTCGACGCCGTCGTCCTGCGGGTCTTCTCGCCCGCCGGTCCCGGCACGCCCGCCGGCTCACCGCTGGGCCGGCTCGCCGAGGCCATGCGCCGGGCCATGCAGTCCGGCGACGGCGAACTCAAGCTCGGCGGCCTCGGCGTGCAGCGCGACTTCGTCGACGTCCGGGACGTCGCCCGGGCCGTGCACGCGGCCTCCCTCTCCGCCGCCCAGGGCGTCATCAACATCGGTTCCGGCCGCGCCGTCCGGCTGCGGGACGCCGCCGCGGTCCTCGCGCGGGTCGCCGGGTACGGCGGCGCCCTCCACGAACTCGACGGTCCGCCCGGTGCCCACCTCAGGTCGGCCATCGGCCACCCGCGCCCCGAACCTGACCACGCCGGCCCCGTCGCGTACCCGTATCCGGACGGCTGCGGCAGCTGGCAGCAGGCCGACGTCCGCACCGCCCGCGACCGGCTCGGCTGGCGCCCCCGCATCAACCTCGAGGAGTCCCTCGCCGACATCTGGATGGAGGCGGCATGTCGTATCTGA
- a CDS encoding lysylphosphatidylglycerol synthase domain-containing protein produces the protein MKQQGVHPEGADSTSDAAARPDTAAEVPEADVPEAQVTQDAHTDEVEGDEPLLPARVHRPSDLMRLLVGVLAVMLLLGIAAFAHGTTSGLEQDINKGTGQAPDLLIKIAGLASSIAILLVPVAFAIERLIKRDGLRIADGVLAAVLAHGVTLATDLWVAKGAPDSIQEALTQPSPGDIHALTDPVHGYLAPVIAYMTAVGMSRRPRWRSVLWIVLLLDAFSMLVTGYTTPFSIILTVLIGWTVAYGTLYAVGSPNVRPTGRTLMAGLRHVGFHPVSAAREEAPDAAENDRGRRYFVTLEDGPPLDVTVVDREQQAQGFFYRAWRNLTLRGFATRSSLQSLRQALEQEALLAYAAIAAGANAPKLIATSELGPDAVMLVYEHTGGRTLDSLADDEITDELLRNTWLQVQALQSRRIAHRRLAGDAILVDRSGTVILTDLRGGEIAAGDLLLRMDVAQLVTTLGLRVGAERAVACAVGVLGPDAVADCLPMLQPIALTRSTRATLRRLARERAQREREAVLEASQQAKQARLEAAGHGTGPVVLEKPDKKAVRAEARAEKRAIDDAIEEAREEDLLTQIRHQVLLIRPQAPVEPARLERVRPRTLMSFIAGAIGAYFLLTQLTHIEFGPLVANAEWGWVAAAVLFSAASYVAAAMSLLGFVPERVPFPRTVAAQVAGSFVKIVAPAAVGGVALNTRFLQRSGVRPGLAVASVGASQLFGLGCHILMLLSFGYLTGTEKTPSLSPSRTVIAGLLTVAVLVLVVTSVPFLRKFVVTRVRSLFAGVVPRMLDVLQRPQKLVTGIGGMLLLTACFVMCLDASIRAFGDESTSLSIASVAVVFLAGNALGSAAPTPGGVGAVEATLTVGLIAVGLPKEVAAPAVLLFRLLTLWLPVLPGWLAFNHLSRKGAL, from the coding sequence ATGAAGCAGCAGGGCGTGCATCCTGAGGGCGCGGACAGCACCTCTGACGCTGCCGCGCGCCCGGACACCGCCGCCGAGGTACCGGAAGCCGACGTACCGGAGGCCCAGGTAACGCAAGACGCGCACACCGACGAGGTCGAGGGCGACGAGCCGCTCCTCCCCGCGCGCGTGCACCGCCCCTCCGACCTCATGCGACTGCTGGTCGGCGTCCTCGCCGTCATGCTGCTCCTGGGCATCGCCGCCTTCGCGCACGGGACGACCTCGGGCCTCGAACAGGACATCAACAAGGGCACCGGACAGGCGCCCGATCTCCTCATCAAGATCGCGGGCCTGGCGTCCAGCATCGCGATCCTGCTGGTGCCGGTCGCGTTCGCGATCGAGCGGCTGATCAAACGCGACGGACTGCGCATCGCCGACGGCGTGCTCGCCGCGGTCCTCGCGCACGGTGTGACCCTCGCCACCGACCTGTGGGTCGCCAAGGGCGCCCCGGACTCGATCCAGGAGGCGCTCACCCAGCCCTCCCCCGGCGACATCCACGCCCTCACCGACCCGGTGCACGGCTACCTGGCGCCCGTCATCGCCTATATGACGGCCGTCGGCATGTCCCGCCGGCCGCGCTGGCGCTCGGTGCTGTGGATCGTGCTGCTCCTCGACGCCTTCTCGATGCTCGTCACCGGCTACACCACACCGTTCTCGATCATCCTCACGGTGCTGATCGGCTGGACGGTGGCGTACGGGACGCTGTACGCGGTCGGCTCGCCGAACGTGCGCCCCACAGGGCGCACGCTGATGGCGGGCCTGCGGCACGTCGGCTTCCACCCGGTGAGCGCGGCCCGCGAGGAGGCGCCGGACGCGGCGGAGAACGACCGGGGCAGACGCTACTTCGTCACCCTGGAGGACGGCCCGCCGCTCGACGTCACCGTGGTCGACCGCGAACAGCAGGCCCAGGGGTTCTTCTACCGCGCGTGGCGCAACCTCACCCTGCGCGGCTTCGCCACCCGCAGCAGCCTCCAGTCGCTGCGCCAGGCACTCGAGCAGGAGGCGCTGCTCGCCTACGCGGCCATCGCGGCCGGCGCCAACGCGCCGAAGCTGATCGCCACCTCCGAGCTCGGCCCCGACGCGGTCATGCTCGTCTACGAGCACACCGGCGGCCGCACCCTCGACTCGCTGGCCGACGACGAGATCACCGACGAGCTGCTGCGCAACACCTGGCTCCAGGTGCAGGCGCTCCAGTCGCGGCGGATCGCCCACCGCAGGCTGGCCGGCGACGCGATCCTGGTGGATCGTTCCGGCACCGTGATCCTCACCGATCTGCGCGGCGGCGAGATCGCGGCCGGCGATCTGCTGCTGCGCATGGACGTCGCCCAGCTCGTGACGACGCTCGGCCTGCGGGTGGGCGCCGAGCGGGCGGTGGCCTGCGCGGTGGGCGTCCTCGGGCCGGACGCGGTCGCGGACTGTCTGCCGATGCTCCAGCCCATCGCGCTCACCCGCTCCACGCGCGCGACGCTGCGCCGACTGGCACGCGAGCGTGCGCAGCGCGAACGCGAGGCCGTCCTGGAAGCCTCCCAGCAGGCGAAGCAGGCCCGTCTGGAGGCGGCCGGGCACGGCACCGGACCCGTCGTCCTGGAGAAGCCGGACAAGAAGGCCGTCCGCGCGGAGGCGCGGGCCGAGAAGCGGGCCATCGACGACGCGATCGAGGAAGCCCGCGAGGAGGATCTGCTGACGCAGATCCGGCACCAGGTCCTGCTGATCCGTCCGCAGGCACCGGTCGAGCCCGCCCGCCTCGAGCGGGTGCGGCCGCGCACCCTGATGAGCTTCATCGCCGGCGCCATCGGCGCCTACTTCCTGCTCACGCAGCTGACCCACATCGAGTTCGGTCCACTGGTCGCCAACGCCGAGTGGGGCTGGGTGGCCGCGGCCGTCCTGTTCTCCGCGGCGAGCTACGTGGCGGCGGCGATGAGCCTGCTGGGCTTCGTGCCCGAACGGGTGCCCTTCCCGCGGACCGTGGCCGCGCAGGTCGCCGGGTCGTTCGTGAAGATCGTGGCACCGGCCGCGGTCGGCGGGGTCGCCCTCAACACCCGCTTCCTCCAGCGCTCGGGCGTGCGGCCCGGCCTCGCGGTGGCCAGCGTCGGCGCCTCGCAGCTGTTCGGACTCGGCTGCCACATCCTGATGCTGCTGTCCTTCGGCTATCTGACCGGCACCGAGAAGACCCCGTCGCTGTCGCCGTCCCGCACGGTCATCGCCGGTCTGCTCACGGTGGCGGTCCTGGTGCTCGTGGTGACCTCGGTGCCTTTCCTGCGCAAGTTCGTCGTCACGCGCGTGCGGTCGCTGTTCGCCGGTGTCGTGCCGCGCATGCTCGACGTCCTCCAGCGGCCGCAGAAGCTGGTCACCGGCATCGGCGGCATGCTCCTGCTCACCGCCTGCTTCGTGATGTGCCTCGACGCCTCCATCCGCGCGTTCGGCGACGAGTCGACCTCGCTCAGCATCGCCAGCGTCGCCGTCGTCTTCCTCGCCGGAAACGCGCTCGGTTCGGCCGCGCCGACCCCGGGCGGGGTCGGCGCCGTCGAGGCGACCCTGACGGTCGGTCTCATCGCGGTCGGACTGCCCAAGGAGGTCGCGGCTCCCGCGGTGCTCCTCTTCCGTCTGCTGACGCTGTGGCTGCCGGTGCTGCCGGGCTGGCTGGCCTTCAACCACCTGTCCCGCAAGGGCGCCCTGTAG
- a CDS encoding alpha/beta hydrolase yields the protein MARSVRWTALTAAALLMAGCSGGSSDGGGDDKGATAGAPPSAASSAATGTAVAPPASLTGQKLDWGRCKATEDSAAPGSDWQCATLKVPLDWSEPDGNTIGLALVRTKSRAQGGDRAGSLLFNFGGPGGSGVSTLPSYGSTFSSLRERYDLVSWDPRGVGASEGVRCRGDKAIQAAESLDSTPDTPAEEQAYFKDATAFGKGCAKAAGKLLAHVSTTDTARDMDLMRQVLGDTKMHYFGISYGTELGGVYAHLFPKNVGRLILDAVVDPSADSVGHARNQARGFQRALDDYLESTGQDPAKGSRKIAALLDRIDSDPLPTSDGRKLTQTLAVTGIVLPLYSEQGWPGLTSALKAAEAGDGSELLTFADGYNERDTSGHYGTTAHSQRVISCLDDKQRPTAEETRKLLPEFEKISPVFGDFLGWDTAGWCHDWPVAGQFDTPEVSAAGAAPILLVGNTGDPATPYEGARKMADELGKGVGVLLTWKGEGHGAYGSGSDCVDSTVDSYLLKGTVPKDGKVCS from the coding sequence ATGGCGCGATCCGTACGGTGGACGGCGCTGACCGCCGCCGCGCTGCTGATGGCGGGCTGTAGCGGCGGCTCGTCGGACGGGGGCGGGGACGACAAGGGCGCCACGGCCGGCGCACCCCCTTCGGCCGCCTCCTCCGCCGCGACCGGCACGGCGGTCGCACCGCCCGCCTCCCTGACCGGACAGAAGCTGGACTGGGGCCGCTGCAAGGCCACCGAGGACTCGGCGGCGCCCGGCAGCGACTGGCAGTGCGCGACGCTGAAGGTACCGCTGGACTGGTCCGAGCCCGACGGCAACACCATCGGTCTCGCCCTGGTGCGCACCAAGTCCCGTGCCCAGGGCGGCGACCGGGCCGGCTCACTGCTGTTCAACTTCGGCGGCCCCGGCGGCTCCGGCGTCTCCACGCTCCCTTCCTACGGCTCCACCTTCTCCTCGCTGCGCGAGCGCTACGACCTGGTGAGCTGGGACCCGCGCGGGGTGGGCGCGAGCGAGGGCGTCCGCTGCCGCGGGGACAAGGCCATCCAGGCCGCCGAGTCCCTCGACTCCACGCCGGACACCCCGGCCGAGGAGCAGGCGTACTTCAAGGACGCCACCGCCTTCGGCAAGGGCTGCGCCAAGGCCGCCGGCAAGCTGCTGGCGCATGTGTCCACGACCGACACCGCGCGCGACATGGACCTGATGCGCCAGGTCCTCGGGGACACGAAGATGCACTACTTCGGCATCTCGTACGGCACCGAACTGGGCGGTGTGTACGCCCACCTGTTCCCGAAGAACGTGGGCCGGCTGATCCTGGACGCGGTCGTCGACCCGAGCGCCGACTCGGTGGGCCACGCGCGCAACCAGGCCCGCGGATTCCAGCGGGCACTCGACGACTACCTCGAGTCCACGGGCCAGGACCCGGCGAAGGGCAGCAGGAAGATCGCGGCGCTGCTCGACCGCATCGACAGCGACCCGCTGCCCACGTCCGACGGGCGCAAGCTGACGCAGACGCTCGCGGTCACCGGCATCGTCCTGCCCCTGTACAGCGAGCAGGGCTGGCCGGGCCTGACCAGCGCCCTGAAGGCGGCCGAGGCCGGTGACGGCTCCGAGCTGCTGACGTTCGCCGACGGGTACAACGAGCGCGACACCTCGGGGCACTACGGCACGACGGCCCACTCGCAACGGGTCATATCGTGCCTGGACGACAAGCAGCGGCCGACCGCCGAGGAGACCAGGAAGCTGCTGCCGGAGTTCGAGAAGATCTCGCCCGTGTTCGGGGACTTCCTCGGCTGGGACACGGCCGGCTGGTGCCACGACTGGCCGGTGGCCGGGCAGTTCGACACCCCGGAAGTGAGCGCGGCGGGCGCGGCGCCGATCCTGTTGGTGGGCAACACCGGGGACCCGGCGACGCCGTACGAGGGCGCGCGCAAGATGGCGGACGAGCTCGGCAAGGGTGTCGGTGTGCTGCTCACCTGGAAGGGCGAGGGGCACGGGGCCTACGGCAGCGGGAGCGACTGCGTCGACTCGACGGTGGACTCGTACCTGTTGAAGGGGACGGTGCCGAAGGACGGCAAGGTCTGCTCATGA
- the moeZ gene encoding adenylyltransferase/sulfurtransferase MoeZ, with protein MSLPPLVEPASELTVDEVRRYSRHLIIPDVGMDGQKRLKNAKVLCVGAGGLGSPALMYLAAAGVGTLGIVEFDEVDESNLQRQIIHSQADIGRSKAESARDSVLGINPYVNLVLHEERLEADNVMDIFAQYDLIVDGTDNFATRYLVNDACVLLNKPYVWGSIYRFDGQASVFWSEHGPCYRCLYPEPPPPGMVPSCAEGGVLGVLCASIGSIQVNEAIKLLAGIGEPLVGRLMIYDALEMQYRQVKVRKDPDCAVCGENPTVTELIDYEAFCGVVSEEAQAAAAGSTITPKQLKEWIDDGENIEIIDVREQNEYEIVSIPGARLIPKNEFLLGTALQNLPQDKKIVLHCKTGVRSAEVLAVLKSAGFADAVHVGGGVIGWVNQIEPSKPVY; from the coding sequence GTGTCGCTGCCACCCCTGGTCGAGCCAGCCTCTGAGCTCACCGTAGACGAGGTTCGCAGGTACTCCCGCCACCTGATCATCCCCGATGTCGGGATGGACGGGCAGAAGCGGCTGAAGAACGCCAAGGTCCTCTGTGTGGGCGCCGGCGGCCTGGGTTCGCCGGCGCTGATGTACCTGGCTGCGGCGGGGGTGGGCACGCTCGGCATCGTGGAGTTCGACGAGGTCGACGAGTCCAACCTCCAGCGGCAGATCATCCACAGCCAGGCCGACATCGGCCGCTCCAAGGCCGAGTCCGCCCGTGACTCCGTCCTCGGCATCAACCCGTACGTCAACCTGGTCCTGCACGAAGAGCGGCTCGAGGCCGACAACGTGATGGACATCTTCGCCCAGTACGACCTGATCGTCGACGGCACGGACAACTTCGCGACCCGCTACCTGGTCAACGACGCGTGCGTGCTGCTGAACAAGCCGTACGTGTGGGGCTCGATCTACCGCTTCGACGGCCAGGCGTCCGTCTTCTGGTCCGAGCACGGCCCCTGCTACCGCTGCCTCTACCCGGAGCCCCCGCCGCCGGGCATGGTCCCCTCCTGCGCCGAGGGCGGCGTGCTGGGCGTGCTGTGCGCGTCCATCGGCTCCATCCAGGTCAACGAGGCGATCAAGCTCCTCGCGGGCATCGGCGAGCCGCTGGTCGGCCGTCTGATGATCTACGACGCCCTGGAGATGCAGTACCGCCAGGTCAAGGTCCGCAAGGACCCCGACTGCGCGGTCTGCGGCGAGAACCCGACCGTCACCGAGCTCATCGACTACGAGGCCTTCTGCGGCGTCGTCTCCGAGGAGGCCCAGGCGGCCGCGGCCGGTTCGACGATCACTCCCAAGCAGCTCAAGGAGTGGATCGACGACGGCGAGAACATCGAGATCATCGACGTCCGCGAGCAGAACGAGTACGAGATCGTCTCGATCCCGGGCGCCCGGCTGATCCCGAAGAACGAGTTCCTCCTCGGCACCGCCCTCCAGAACCTCCCGCAGGACAAGAAGATCGTCCTGCACTGCAAGACGGGCGTCCGCAGTGCGGAAGTCCTCGCCGTGCTGAAGTCCGCGGGCTTCGCGGACGCCGTGCACGTCGGCGGCGGCGTGATCGGCTGGGTCAACCAGATCGAGCCGAGCAAGCCGGTCTACTGA
- a CDS encoding alpha/beta hydrolase yields MPSPCRLRAAAVTVTALLLTCSVAGCGGDAQDEDLTAQELSWKDCPAPSQAEGGGSAPSPLPDGDAWQCATMQAPLDWDDPEGDTIGIALIRARASGDESRRIGSLIFNFGGPGGSGVSTLPAFGDEYAALRTRYDLVSFDPRGVGRSAGVRCENDRQLDAYFQQDGTPDDTAERTALLAHTKDFNTACEKNSARMLPHVRTTDAARDMDLMRQVLGDDRLYYFGISYGTELGGVYAHLFPRHVGRAVFDAVVDPTQDAEQSSLGQARGFQLALDNFAAHCTSGTQDCPVGDTAQDVENRIADLLRTLDKKPLPGIFPRLLTQSAATNGIAQALYSQDFWEYLTEGLEQAYSGDGKVLMLLSDLMNGRSENGEYSNITAANVSINCADDKPRYSTAQVQEKLPRFRAASPVFGDFLAWSLVGCTDWPVPGAADHPDVGAPGSAPILVVGNTGDPATPYQGARKMVDALGRGVGVELTYKGQGHGAYGSKNTCVQSAVNGYLLDGKVPAAGTVCS; encoded by the coding sequence ATGCCCAGCCCCTGCCGCCTGCGCGCCGCCGCCGTGACCGTCACCGCCCTGCTGCTGACCTGCTCGGTGGCGGGCTGCGGCGGCGACGCGCAGGACGAGGACCTGACGGCCCAGGAGCTGAGCTGGAAGGACTGTCCGGCCCCGTCCCAGGCGGAGGGCGGCGGCAGCGCCCCCTCCCCGCTGCCCGACGGCGACGCGTGGCAGTGCGCCACCATGCAGGCGCCCCTGGACTGGGACGACCCCGAGGGCGACACGATCGGCATCGCGCTGATCCGGGCCCGCGCGAGCGGTGACGAGAGCCGCCGGATCGGCTCGCTGATCTTCAACTTCGGCGGTCCCGGCGGCTCGGGCGTCTCCACCCTGCCCGCCTTCGGCGACGAGTACGCGGCCCTGCGCACCCGCTACGACCTCGTCAGCTTCGACCCGCGCGGGGTCGGGCGCAGTGCCGGCGTCCGGTGCGAGAACGACCGGCAGCTCGACGCGTACTTCCAGCAGGACGGCACACCGGACGACACCGCCGAGCGCACCGCGCTGCTCGCACACACCAAGGACTTCAACACGGCCTGCGAGAAGAACTCCGCCAGGATGCTGCCCCACGTGCGGACCACCGACGCGGCCCGGGACATGGACCTGATGCGCCAGGTGCTGGGCGACGACCGGCTGTACTACTTCGGCATCTCCTACGGCACCGAACTGGGCGGTGTGTACGCCCACTTGTTCCCCCGGCACGTGGGACGCGCCGTGTTCGACGCCGTCGTCGACCCGACGCAGGACGCCGAGCAGAGCTCTCTCGGGCAGGCGCGGGGCTTCCAGCTCGCGCTCGACAACTTCGCCGCCCACTGCACCTCCGGGACCCAGGACTGCCCCGTCGGGGACACCGCCCAGGACGTCGAGAACCGCATCGCGGACCTGCTGCGGACCCTCGACAAGAAGCCGCTCCCCGGCATCTTCCCGCGCCTGCTGACCCAGAGCGCCGCGACCAATGGCATCGCGCAGGCGCTGTACTCGCAGGATTTCTGGGAGTACCTCACCGAGGGCCTGGAGCAGGCCTACTCGGGCGACGGCAAGGTCCTCATGCTGCTGTCCGACCTGATGAACGGCCGGAGCGAGAACGGCGAGTACAGCAACATCACGGCCGCCAACGTCTCCATCAACTGCGCCGACGACAAGCCGCGTTACTCGACCGCTCAGGTGCAGGAGAAGCTGCCGCGGTTCCGTGCCGCGTCCCCCGTGTTCGGGGACTTCCTGGCCTGGTCCCTGGTCGGCTGCACGGACTGGCCGGTGCCCGGCGCCGCCGACCACCCGGACGTCGGCGCGCCGGGGTCGGCGCCGATCCTCGTCGTGGGCAACACCGGCGACCCGGCGACCCCGTACCAGGGGGCCCGCAAGATGGTGGACGCGCTGGGCCGCGGGGTGGGCGTCGAGCTGACCTACAAAGGCCAGGGACACGGCGCGTACGGCAGCAAGAACACCTGTGTCCAGAGCGCCGTGAACGGCTACCTGCTGGACGGAAAGGTGCCCGCCGCGGGCACGGTCTGCTCCTGA
- a CDS encoding spherulation-specific family 4 protein yields MSYLTGTPAGTASPGATDLRTGFGAPGIAHPLLAPSEWAELARPGRALHWVVLDVADGPGVRPDPRCLEAAGRLRNTGVRVLGHLDLRHGARPFAEVISDARRHLDWYQVDGFLLDRCPAGRGDLLEVRRTLAALRTLCEAPHVVLGHGTHPYPGYAEHADQLVTFSGPWSDYRWSQVAEWTAEHPPERFCHFVHGVPRGHLDEALRVARWQGAATIWFTDGTARGGAGDAWEGLPGYWDELVSRIGTGVSE; encoded by the coding sequence ATGTCGTATCTGACCGGAACCCCGGCAGGCACGGCGAGCCCCGGCGCCACCGACCTGCGCACCGGCTTCGGCGCCCCGGGCATCGCGCACCCGCTGCTCGCGCCGTCCGAATGGGCCGAACTCGCCCGTCCCGGCAGAGCCCTGCACTGGGTCGTCCTCGATGTGGCCGACGGCCCCGGCGTACGCCCCGATCCGCGCTGCCTGGAAGCCGCGGGCCGGCTGCGCAACACCGGTGTGCGGGTCCTCGGCCACCTCGACCTGCGCCACGGCGCCCGCCCCTTCGCCGAGGTGATCTCCGACGCGCGACGGCACCTCGACTGGTACCAGGTGGACGGCTTCCTGCTGGACCGGTGCCCCGCCGGACGCGGCGACCTCCTCGAAGTGCGGCGCACGCTCGCCGCCCTGCGCACTCTGTGCGAGGCGCCGCACGTCGTCCTCGGTCACGGCACGCACCCCTACCCCGGCTACGCCGAACACGCCGACCAGCTGGTCACCTTCTCGGGCCCGTGGAGCGACTACCGCTGGTCGCAGGTGGCCGAGTGGACCGCCGAGCACCCGCCCGAGCGCTTCTGCCACTTCGTGCACGGCGTGCCGCGCGGTCATCTCGACGAGGCGCTGCGCGTCGCCCGCTGGCAGGGCGCGGCGACGATCTGGTTCACCGACGGCACCGCCCGCGGGGGTGCGGGGGACGCGTGGGAGGGCCTGCCCGGCTACTGGGACGAACTCGTCTCGCGGATCGGAACGGGTGTCTCGGAATGA